The following are encoded in a window of Gemmatimonadota bacterium genomic DNA:
- a CDS encoding tetratricopeptide repeat protein, which yields MKSTISTPALRQLLSACLMLASAAACARTVPTVGPDDIARLEDAVAAAPADLPAMTQLGVAYYRGDRPKDAQAILERVVGQTGASGVAFLYLGLAHEAQDNWTLARESYTRYLELGRSDALKEEIRARLVLVLRNEMRQQARLALEREAELTAQPATPRTIAVFPLRLVSEKPELEPLQVALADMIITDLQLSGALRLLERVRVQSLLDEMALTEAGYAEPATGARAGRLLGAEHVVQGVLATTGENAVRMDVSVLAAAEQRAAGELGNESPLEALFDLEKELVFGVLNVLGIELTAAEREAISENRAANLLAFLTYGNGLQAMDRGDYAEAVRLFQQAVQLDPSLGAARERQGEAAQLQRAGEVTPQQIAQTGLTELPA from the coding sequence ATGAAGAGTACGATCTCGACACCGGCTCTGCGCCAACTGCTGAGCGCCTGCCTGATGCTGGCCTCGGCCGCGGCGTGTGCCCGCACGGTCCCGACTGTGGGCCCGGACGACATCGCGCGGCTGGAGGATGCGGTCGCGGCGGCGCCGGCGGACCTGCCCGCCATGACTCAGCTTGGCGTCGCGTACTACCGTGGGGACCGGCCCAAGGACGCGCAGGCGATCCTGGAGCGGGTCGTGGGCCAGACGGGTGCCAGCGGCGTCGCCTTCCTCTATCTGGGACTGGCGCACGAGGCGCAGGACAACTGGACGCTGGCCCGGGAGTCCTACACCAGATATCTGGAGCTCGGCCGCAGCGACGCGCTGAAGGAGGAGATCCGGGCCCGGCTGGTGCTGGTTCTGCGCAATGAGATGCGGCAGCAGGCGCGGCTGGCGCTGGAGCGGGAGGCCGAGTTGACGGCCCAGCCGGCGACGCCCCGGACCATCGCCGTCTTCCCGCTGCGCCTGGTCTCCGAGAAGCCGGAGCTCGAACCCCTCCAGGTTGCCCTCGCCGACATGATCATCACGGACCTGCAGCTTTCGGGCGCGCTCCGGCTGCTCGAGCGGGTGCGGGTGCAGTCGCTGCTCGATGAAATGGCATTGACCGAAGCCGGCTACGCCGAGCCGGCAACAGGCGCGCGCGCCGGGCGGCTGTTGGGCGCGGAACACGTGGTCCAGGGCGTGCTGGCGACGACGGGCGAGAATGCCGTGCGCATGGATGTATCGGTGCTGGCGGCCGCCGAGCAGCGGGCTGCCGGTGAGCTGGGGAACGAGTCGCCGCTCGAGGCGCTGTTCGATCTCGAGAAGGAGCTGGTGTTCGGCGTGCTGAACGTGCTGGGGATCGAACTGACGGCGGCGGAGCGGGAAGCGATCAGTGAGAACCGTGCGGCGAACCTGCTCGCCTTTCTGACGTATGGCAATGGCCTGCAGGCCATGGACCGGGGCGACTATGCCGAAGCCGTGCGCCTGTTCCAGCAGGCGGTGCAGCTCGATCCCAGCCTGGGCGCAGCGCGGGAGCGGCAGGGTGAGGCCGCGCAGTTGCAGCGCGCGGGCGAGGTGACGCCGCAGCAGATCGCGCAGACAGGGCTGACGGAGTTGCCGGC